The region aatttttggaatttaaaaataattcagtttaattattaaaaaaattaattgaataaaatattaGATTTAAAAAAGAATTTCTAGAATTTTTAATAGATCATAATCCATAACCAGTTTTTTGGAAAATGTGTTTGTGTCTTATGGATCGAAACGTTGTCAACTCCGAGTCTCCGAGAACACAAGACCCGCAGGTAAAACAACAGATTCTGACGAAGGTCGATAGTCCGGCGAGGCCCCAATTGGGACGAAAATAACTCGAATTCTATGATTTTTCAGTTGGGTttcgttctaaattaaaaaaacTCGTTTTAATTCATAACATCACTAAACGATCAATCGATCGTAATTTTCGATAAAAAAATTGAACATCACGTTCGATTTTCGGCCAAACTCGACGCGACGAAAAATCTGAACTAACCTTGACGAAAATGAAGGTTAATATGCAAGCACACGACACCTGGAAGGCAGTGGAGCTTGCAGATCCAAAGGTTGCAGCCGAGGAAAAGAAAGATAGGTTGGCTTTGGCAGCCATCTATCAATCCATTCCGGAGGACATCTTATTGTCAGTGGCTGTTAAGAATACGACAAAAGAAATATGGGATGCCATCAAAATGATGTGCCTAGGTTCCGATCGCGTAAGACAGGCCAAGGTGCAGACCTTCAAGTCAGAGTTTGAGGTGCTTAGCATGAAGGAGACAGAAACTATCGGCGAGTTCTGTATGATGTTAAACGACCTGGTAACCAATATACGAGCGTTGGGTGAAATTGTTGAAAAAGGTTGTGTGGTGAAGAAGCTGTTGAGGGCTGTACCTTATAGGTTTCTGCAAATAACCTCTGCAATGGAGCAATTTGGAAAGTTGAATGAGATGTCAATAGAGGAGGTCGTGGGATCATTAAAGACGCATGAGGAAAAAACTCGTGGCCAAACAGAGAAGCTTGGAAATCAATTACTCTTGACTGAGGATGAGTGGACAAAGCGAGAAACAAATGGAGGGCAACTATTGTTAACCAAGGAGGAATGGTTAAAGAGAACAAGTACAGGAGGAACTGATAGTTCACAAAACCAGAAATTTCGAGGAGGGTCTCAGGGATTACATGGTGTGAGAGAAACAAGTAAGGTAAAATGTTTTAATTATCACAACTATGGACATTTTGCTGCAACTTGTCGTAAACCACAACGAGGTAGGGAGACAAATCAAGAGGTGAACTTATCAGAAATCCATGATAATGAACCTGCTTTGCTTATGGTGAAACAAGAAAAAGTGGAAGAACGAACACTCTTGTTGAATGAGAAAGATGTTCGACCAAAGTTAAGCAAAGATTCTGAGATGCAAACTAAATCCAACTTGTTGTATTTGGATAACGGAGCTACTAACCATATGACTGGGTTACGATCGAAATTCAAGGAATTGGATGAAAGTATCACAGGTCAAGTGAAAATTGGGGATGGTTCGTTGGTTCATATGAAAAGGAAAGGCTGCTCATGAAGGTTAGAAGATCTGCAAATCAGCTTTACAAGATCATAATGGAATCAAACAAAGGTAGTTGCATGCTGTCAAAATTGAAAGATCCAGAGTGGTTATGGCACTTACGTCTTGGCCATGTAAATTTTCAGGCAATCAAACTAATGTCTAAAAATAACATGGCATATGGGATACCTAAATTGTTGAATCCAAAGGAGATGTGTACTAGCTGTTTGATGTCGAAGCAGGCAAGGGGATTGTTTCCGAGCAAGGCAAACTTTTCATGAAAAGAAACCATTGGAATTGATCCATGGAGATATTTGTGAACCAATTACTCCAGCCACATTGGGAGTTAACAAATATTTTCTACTTCTTGTTGATGATTTTAGTAGAATGATGTGGACCTATATGCTAAGAAGCAAAGACAAAGTCTTAGAAGCGTTCAAAAAATTTAGAGTGATGAttaagaaagaaaaggaaaacaaGATCAAGGTGCTAAGAACCAATAGAGGAGCGGAGTTTTGCTCTAACCAATTCAAATAATTTTGTGAGGACATGTGCATTATACGATATTTTACTGCACCCTACACACCCCAACAAAACGGGGTTGTAGAGCGCCGAAATCGTACCATTGTAGCTATGACACACAGTGTTTTGAAGGAGATGAGACTGCCTTTAACGTTGTGGGGGGAAGCTGTAAGGCACACGATATATATGTTGAACAGATTACCTACAAGAGCTCTGACAAGGAAAACTCTTCGCGAAGTATGGACAGGAGAGAAGCCTGATGTGTCATACATTCGAGTTTTTGGGTGTGTCGCTCATATGAAAGTACAAAGTGGGCATACAACGAAATTAGAGGACCGAAGTAAAATGGTTATTTACCTTGGTAGAGAACCCGAGACTAAGGTTTCACGATTGTATGATCCAATTAGTGGAAAAATACTAGTGAGACGTGATGTTGTGTTCGAAGAAAATAGAGTTTGGCAGTGGGAAA is a window of Apium graveolens cultivar Ventura chromosome 11, ASM990537v1, whole genome shotgun sequence DNA encoding:
- the LOC141696347 gene encoding uncharacterized protein LOC141696347, which encodes MKVNMQAHDTWKAVELADPKVAAEEKKDRLALAAIYQSIPEDILLSVAVKNTTKEIWDAIKMMCLGSDRVRQAKVQTFKSEFEVLSMKETETIGEFCMMLNDLVTNIRALGEIVEKGCVVKKLLRAVPYRFLQITSAMEQFGKLNEMSIEEVVGSLKTHEEKTRGQTEKLGNQLLLTEDEWTKRETNGGQLLLTKEEWLKRTSTGGTDSSQNQKFRGGSQGLHGVRETSKVKCFNYHNYGHFAATCRKPQRGRETNQEVNLSEIHDNEPALLMVKQEKVEERTLLLNEKDVRPKLSKDSEMQTKSNLLYLDNGATNHMTGLRSKFKELDESITGQVKIGDGSLVHMKRKGCS